In Labrus bergylta chromosome 11, fLabBer1.1, whole genome shotgun sequence, one genomic interval encodes:
- the fzd4 gene encoding frizzled-4, whose protein sequence is MMVSLFGAALVVLSGLMAPLLRVQAFGDEVEEMTCDPIRISMCQGLGYNVTKMPNLVGNVLQSDAELQLTTFTPLIQYGCSSQLKFFLCSVYVPMCTDKVNIPIGPCGSMCLSVKKKCLPVLHEFGFIWPEVLNCSLFPPQNDHNHMCMEGPGDEDPPYQPVRHPPHQEECQALGSAPDQYTWLKQTETCTLQCGYDSGLYRRGAKVFTDAWMAVWAVLCFLSTTLTVLTFLLDSQRFSYPERPIIFLSMCCNLYSVAYLVRLTLGRERVSCDLDATAVPILVQEGLKSTGCAIVFLLLYFFGMASSLWWVILTLTWFLAAGLKWGHEAIEMHSSYFHIAAWAIPAVKTIVILIMRLVDADDLTGLCYVGNQQQEALTGFVVAPLATYLLIGTLFICAGLVALFKIRSNLQKDGAKTDKLERLMVKIGVFSVLYTVPASTVIGCYLYQLSNWGEFRATTRDPYVASEMLRIFMSLLVGITSGMWIWSAKTLHTWQRCSARLLRDSRASRGGKRAPGEGWIKPGKGNETVV, encoded by the exons ATGATGGTGTCGCTCTTCGGGGCAGCCCTGGTCGTCCTGTCCGGGCTGATGGCTCCACTCCTAAGGGTGCAAGCATTCGGCGACGAGGTGGAGGAAATGACCTGCGACCCTATCCGCATCAGCATGTGCCAGGGTCTCGGATACAACGTCACCAAGATGCCCAACCTGGTCGGCAACGTGTTGCAATCGGACGCGGAGCTGCAGCTGACAACATTCACGCCGCTCATACAGTACGGCTGCTCCAGTCAACTCAAG ttCTTTCTGTGCTCCGTCTATGTACCGATGTGCACAGACAAAGTTAACATCCCCATCGGTCCATGTGGTAGCATGTGTCTGTCGGTCAAGAAAAAATGCCTCCCTGTTCTCCACGAGTTTGGCTTCATATGGCCTGag GTGCTCAACTGCAGCCTCTTCCCACCTCAAAACGACCACAATCACATGTGTATGGAGGGCCCTGGGGACGAGGACCCGCCCTACCAGCCTGTCCGTCATCCTCCCCACCAGGAGGAGTGTCAGGCTCTGGGATCCGCACCTGACCAGTACACCTGGTTAAAACAAACCGAAACCTGCACCCTTCAATGTGGTTACGACAGCGGACTCTACCGACGGGGGGCCAAAGTCTTCACAGATGCTTGGATGGCGGTTTGGGCGGTGCTGTGCTTCCTGTCCACTACTCTGACTGTCCTGACCTTTCTGCTGGATTCACAGCGTTTCTCGTACCCTGAGAGGCCCATCATCTTCCTGTCCATGTGCTGCAATCTGTACAGTGTAGCCTACCTG GTGCGGTTGACTCTGGGAAGGGAGCGTGTTTCCTGTGACCTAGATGCCACAGCAGTACCTATTCTAGTCCAAGAAGGGTTAAAGAGCACCGGCTGTGCCAtagttttcctcctcctctatttCTTTGGCATGGCTTCCTCACTGTG GTGGGTGATCCTGACCCTCACCTGGTTCTTGGCTGCCGGTCTGAAGTGGGGCCATGAGGCTATTGAAATGCACAGCTCATACTTCCACATAGCAGCCTGGGCCATCCCGGCTgtaaaaaccatcgtcatcctCATAATGAGACTAGTGGATGCAGACGACCTGACGGGACTCTGTTATGTTGGCAACCAGCAGCAGGAGGCACTCACAGGCTTTGTAGTGGCTCCACTGGCCACTTACCTGCTAATAG GGACTCTCTTCATCTGTGCCGGCCTGGTAGCGCTCTTCAAAATCCGCTCTAATCTGCAGAAAGACGGTGCCAAAACAGACAAGCTGGAGCGTTTAATGGTGAAGATCGGAGTGTTTTCGGTTCTCTACACCGTCCCAGCAtccactgtgattggctgttacCTCTACCAGCTCTCTAACTGGGGGGAGTTCAGAGCGACCACCCGGGACCCTTACGTGGCGTCAGAGATGCTCCGAATCTTCATGTCACTGCTTGTGGGCATCACATCCGGCATGTGGATTTGGTCAGCAAAAACCCTCCACACCTGGCAGCGCTGCTCTGCCCGCCTGCTTCGGGACAGCAGGGCGAGCAGAGGGGGCAAGAGGGCGCCGGGAGAGGGATGGATCAAACCAGGGAAGGGCAACGAGACAGTGGTGTga